A part of Ignavibacteriales bacterium genomic DNA contains:
- a CDS encoding DegT/DnrJ/EryC1/StrS family aminotransferase — MKVPLLDLHPQYQSLKKELDEAVLRVSESQYFILGPEVEKLEKSLSEFLGCKYTYGVSSGTDALLLALMAIGIKPDDEVIVPTYSFFATAGVVSRLNATPVFVDIDPVTFNINVDQIESKITSKTKAIIPVHLYGQSCEMDKIMEIAGKHNLRVIEDGAQAISTQYKDGRCVGTIGDIGCFSFFPSKNLGGYGDGGLVATNDDGLAYKLKIMRVHGGEQKYYHKVIGGNFRIDALQAAVLNVKLPHLNSWSAKRRENAETYNSMFIQSGLSEGVGRTSFDEKNKVLLPAAVCKNINGLTNYHIYNQYIIRMKNRDEVKKYLADNEVSSEIYYPVSFHQQECFSNLNYKKGDFPFAENATETSLAIPIYPDVSKEQIAFVVEKIKESVN; from the coding sequence ATGAAAGTTCCATTATTAGATTTACACCCGCAATATCAATCTCTTAAAAAAGAATTAGACGAAGCAGTGCTTCGTGTTTCTGAATCACAATATTTTATTCTTGGTCCAGAAGTTGAGAAACTTGAAAAATCGTTAAGTGAATTTCTCGGCTGCAAATATACCTATGGAGTTTCTTCCGGCACAGATGCTCTATTGTTAGCGCTGATGGCAATTGGTATTAAGCCTGATGATGAAGTTATTGTCCCAACTTATTCTTTTTTTGCAACAGCAGGAGTTGTTTCAAGATTAAATGCCACCCCCGTTTTTGTTGATATTGATCCGGTTACTTTCAATATTAATGTTGATCAAATTGAATCTAAAATTACATCCAAAACCAAAGCTATTATTCCTGTTCATCTTTATGGTCAAAGCTGCGAGATGGATAAAATAATGGAGATTGCCGGCAAACACAATTTGCGTGTTATTGAGGATGGGGCACAAGCAATCAGCACGCAGTACAAGGATGGCAGATGTGTCGGCACAATCGGCGACATCGGCTGTTTTTCTTTCTTCCCGAGTAAAAATCTTGGCGGTTACGGCGACGGTGGATTAGTAGCAACCAACGATGATGGACTTGCTTATAAATTAAAAATTATGCGAGTACATGGCGGCGAACAAAAATATTATCACAAAGTGATTGGTGGAAACTTCAGAATAGATGCTTTACAAGCCGCCGTACTGAATGTAAAATTACCTCATTTAAATTCGTGGTCTGCCAAACGAAGAGAAAATGCCGAAACCTATAATAGTATGTTTATTCAATCAGGTTTGTCCGAAGGGGTGGGTAGAACTTCATTTGATGAAAAAAATAAAGTGCTTTTGCCTGCTGCTGTTTGTAAAAATATAAACGGCTTAACTAATTATCATATTTATAATCAGTACATAATCAGGATGAAAAACAGAGACGAAGTGAAAAAATATCTTGCGGATAATGAAGTATCATCCGAAATTTATTACCCCGTTTCTTTCCATCAACAGGAATGCTTCTCAAATCTCAATTATAAAAAGGGAGATTTTCCATTTGCTGAAAATGCAACTGAAACTTCATTAGCAATTCCGATTTATCCTGACGTTTCCAAAGAACAAATCGCTTTTGTGGTGGAAAAGATTAAAGAGTCGGTCAATTAA
- the rfbC gene encoding dTDP-4-dehydrorhamnose 3,5-epimerase: MEILKTVIDGVLIIKPKVFEDSRGYFFESFNLKKYQEAGLNFNFVQDNISKSQKGTVRGLHYQIGDKVQGKLCFVLFGIVLDVAVDIRFNSPTFGKYHSEELSAENHKQLWIPPGFAHGFSVLSDFAIFAYKCTDYYSKEHERAILFSDPELNIDWKVELPIVSEKDKFAIPFNKMEKDFI, encoded by the coding sequence ATGGAAATTCTTAAAACTGTTATAGACGGAGTTCTGATTATCAAACCAAAAGTATTTGAAGACAGCCGCGGCTATTTTTTTGAATCGTTTAACTTGAAAAAATATCAGGAAGCAGGATTAAATTTTAATTTTGTTCAGGATAATATTTCAAAGTCACAAAAAGGAACTGTAAGAGGGCTGCATTATCAAATTGGTGATAAAGTGCAAGGAAAACTTTGTTTTGTATTGTTTGGAATTGTGCTTGATGTAGCAGTAGATATAAGATTCAATTCACCCACCTTTGGGAAATATCATTCAGAAGAACTTTCCGCTGAAAATCACAAACAACTTTGGATTCCGCCGGGATTCGCTCACGGATTTTCAGTGCTTTCTGATTTTGCAATTTTTGCTTACAAATGCACTGACTATTACAGCAAAGAACACGAGCGAGCAATTCTTTTTTCCGATCCCGAATTGAATATTGATTGGAAAGTTGAATTACCAATTGTATCCGAGAAGGACAAGTTTGCAATTCCATTCAACAAAATGGAAAAAGATTTTATCTAA
- the rfbA gene encoding glucose-1-phosphate thymidylyltransferase RfbA, translated as MKGIVLAGGAGSRLYPITKVYSKQLALIYDKPLIYYPVSILMLGGIKDILIISNKETIPMYKHLFGDGSHLGINISYALQDAPNGIAEAFIIGEKFIGSDCVTLILGDNIFYGYLDFFYKALELKNGAVIFGYKVTDPERYGIVEFDKEGKAISIEEKPKIPKSNYAVPALYIFDNEVINISKNLKPSARGEIEITDVNKTYMLKEKLKVEKIGRGVAWLDTGTPEALLAASNFFGVIEDRQGLKVACLEEIAFNKSFITFSEFGKLVSAMPNSLYRNYLEKILKENIEPHGNS; from the coding sequence ATGAAAGGAATAGTTTTAGCCGGCGGGGCAGGCTCCCGTCTTTATCCCATCACAAAAGTTTACAGCAAACAATTAGCGCTTATTTATGATAAGCCGCTTATTTATTATCCCGTATCAATATTAATGCTTGGCGGAATAAAAGACATTCTTATTATATCAAATAAAGAGACTATCCCGATGTACAAACATTTGTTTGGAGATGGATCGCATCTTGGTATAAATATTTCCTATGCTTTGCAGGATGCACCAAACGGAATTGCCGAAGCCTTTATTATTGGCGAAAAATTTATTGGCAGTGATTGCGTTACGCTTATTTTGGGTGACAATATTTTCTACGGCTATCTTGATTTTTTTTACAAAGCACTTGAGCTAAAAAATGGCGCAGTAATTTTTGGCTACAAAGTAACTGATCCTGAAAGATATGGTATAGTCGAATTTGACAAAGAAGGCAAAGCAATTTCAATCGAAGAAAAACCTAAAATCCCAAAATCAAATTATGCTGTTCCCGCTTTATACATTTTTGATAATGAAGTTATAAATATTTCAAAAAATCTTAAGCCTTCAGCCAGGGGGGAGATTGAAATAACGGATGTTAATAAAACCTATATGTTAAAAGAAAAACTTAAGGTGGAAAAGATTGGACGCGGAGTCGCGTGGCTTGATACAGGTACTCCCGAAGCGTTACTTGCTGCTTCAAATTTCTTTGGCGTAATTGAAGACAGGCAGGGGTTGAAAGTCGCTTGCCTCGAAGAGATCGCATTCAACAAATCTTTTATAACATTTTCTGAGTTTGGAAAACTTGTGTCAGCAATGCCGAATTCTTTGTACAGGAATTATCTCGAAAAAATATTGAAAGAAAATATAGAACCGCATGGAAATTCTTAA
- the mgtE gene encoding magnesium transporter, with translation MLSQLLQPEILSLIENRQFGTLKEVLSEWTPADIAELFYQVSEKDQVLVFRLLPKDIAADTFEYLDFDFQENLLKAMGKEEVASILNEMDPDDRTALFEELPASAAKHLIQLLSHEERKIAVALLGYPDNSVGRLMTPDYIAIKPEMTIQQTLDYIREHGNNKETLNIVYVIDDKGKLIDDVKIKEFLLAPLHNTVADLMDENFVELHVNDDQESAVEVFKKYDRVALPVVDSAGMLIGIVTFDDVFDVAEEEATEDIQKLAAIQALDEAYSTISLPTMLRKRGSWLAVLFIGEMFTASAMAFFEDEISRALVLTLFIPLIISSGGNSGSQAATLVIRALSLGEITLTDWFMVFKRELITGLALGSALALIGFLRITVWGISSDAYGEHWALIGATVSISLVGVVLWGTLSGSMLPFILKRLKLDPATSSAPLVATLVDVIGVVIYFTVALFVLRGTLL, from the coding sequence ATGCTCAGTCAATTACTCCAACCTGAAATCCTATCGTTAATAGAAAACCGGCAATTTGGCACCCTCAAGGAAGTACTGAGTGAGTGGACACCGGCAGATATAGCTGAATTATTTTACCAGGTTTCCGAGAAAGATCAGGTATTAGTTTTTAGGCTGCTGCCAAAAGATATAGCTGCTGATACATTCGAATATCTCGATTTCGACTTTCAGGAAAATCTTCTTAAAGCAATGGGCAAAGAAGAAGTGGCTTCAATTCTAAATGAAATGGACCCTGATGATCGAACAGCTTTGTTTGAAGAATTGCCGGCATCCGCTGCCAAGCATTTGATTCAATTGCTATCTCACGAAGAAAGAAAAATCGCCGTTGCCTTACTCGGTTATCCTGATAATAGCGTCGGTCGTTTAATGACGCCCGATTACATTGCTATTAAACCGGAAATGACAATTCAACAAACTTTGGATTACATTCGTGAACATGGAAATAATAAAGAGACGCTTAATATAGTTTATGTAATTGATGATAAAGGGAAATTAATTGATGACGTTAAGATCAAAGAATTTCTTCTTGCGCCGCTTCATAACACTGTGGCTGATTTAATGGATGAAAATTTTGTCGAACTTCATGTGAACGATGATCAGGAATCTGCAGTAGAAGTTTTTAAGAAATATGACAGGGTGGCGTTGCCCGTTGTTGACAGTGCTGGAATGTTAATTGGTATAGTTACATTTGATGATGTATTCGATGTTGCCGAAGAAGAGGCGACAGAAGATATTCAAAAGTTAGCAGCTATTCAGGCGTTGGATGAAGCATATTCAACAATTTCACTTCCAACTATGCTAAGAAAAAGAGGAAGCTGGCTTGCAGTTTTATTCATCGGTGAAATGTTCACTGCTTCTGCGATGGCGTTTTTTGAAGATGAAATTAGCCGCGCATTGGTTTTGACATTGTTTATTCCATTGATCATTTCCAGCGGCGGTAACTCAGGCTCACAGGCAGCAACATTAGTTATCAGAGCTTTGTCACTCGGTGAAATTACTTTGACAGATTGGTTTATGGTTTTTAAAAGAGAATTGATAACCGGATTAGCCCTTGGAAGCGCATTAGCATTAATAGGATTTTTAAGGATTACGGTATGGGGCATTTCATCTGATGCTTACGGCGAACACTGGGCTTTAATCGGGGCAACCGTAAGTATTTCCTTAGTGGGAGTGGTTCTGTGGGGAACGTTGTCAGGTTCAATGCTTCCATTTATTTTGAAAAGATTAAAACTTGATCCGGCTACTTCTTCGGCACCATTAGTAGCAACATTAGTTGATGTAATCGGGGTTGTGATTTATTTCACCGTTGCTCTGTTCGTTTTAAGAGGAACTTTATTATAA
- a CDS encoding 4-phosphoerythronate dehydrogenase, with protein sequence MKIICDENISFAEAAFTQFGKVELMQGRKINNATLLKADVLIVRSITRVDKSLLENTNIKFVGTATIGTDHVDINYLNKKNIKFTDAAGCNSDAVAEYLFTALFRILVDKNISLKHKGIGVIGVGNIGSRVVKLARAAGLEIIMNDPPLQRKTSNKDYAPLEEALQADIVTFHVPLLLDDKDKTIHLLDQKKIKSMKDGIILINASRGPVIDNTALLSFIEKKKLNVVLDVWEHEPEVDINLLNQTLMATPHIAGYSLEGKVNGTYLIYKNFCDFLGEAPTWKPTLAIPEDSLIEAEENKSDEETLDFIFSKVYQIRRDDKKMRHLNELDAKLRPSYFDLMRKEYPYRREFNNYSIKKAPKHLKKILQAFRFNLVD encoded by the coding sequence ATGAAAATTATTTGCGATGAAAATATATCTTTTGCCGAAGCAGCTTTCACACAGTTTGGAAAGGTTGAATTGATGCAAGGAAGAAAAATAAACAATGCCACTCTACTCAAGGCTGATGTTTTAATTGTTCGATCAATCACCCGGGTGGATAAATCTTTACTCGAAAATACTAACATTAAATTTGTTGGCACGGCTACCATTGGGACTGACCATGTTGATATAAATTACCTCAATAAAAAAAATATAAAATTTACTGATGCTGCCGGATGTAACTCCGATGCAGTAGCCGAGTATCTTTTTACTGCGCTGTTCAGAATTTTAGTTGATAAAAATATTTCATTGAAGCATAAAGGCATAGGTGTTATTGGCGTTGGCAATATCGGAAGCAGAGTTGTAAAATTGGCAAGGGCGGCGGGACTGGAAATTATTATGAATGATCCGCCACTGCAAAGAAAAACAAGCAATAAAGATTATGCCCCATTAGAAGAGGCTTTGCAGGCTGATATTGTTACATTTCATGTTCCGCTTCTTTTGGATGACAAAGATAAAACGATTCACCTGCTTGATCAGAAAAAAATCAAATCAATGAAAGATGGAATTATTTTAATCAACGCCTCGCGCGGACCCGTGATTGATAATACCGCCCTGTTATCTTTTATAGAAAAAAAGAAATTAAATGTTGTGCTCGATGTTTGGGAACACGAACCCGAAGTTGATATTAATCTTCTCAATCAAACATTAATGGCAACCCCGCACATTGCCGGTTATTCGCTCGAAGGCAAGGTGAATGGTACCTATTTGATATACAAAAATTTTTGCGATTTTCTTGGGGAAGCCCCAACCTGGAAGCCGACTCTTGCAATACCCGAAGATTCACTTATTGAAGCAGAAGAAAATAAATCAGATGAAGAAACCCTGGATTTTATTTTTTCGAAAGTTTATCAAATTCGCCGTGATGATAAAAAGATGCGACACCTAAATGAGCTTGATGCAAAACTTCGCCCCTCTTATTTTGATTTAATGCGGAAAGAATATCCTTACCGCCGTGAGTTTAATAATTATTCTATAAAAAAAGCACCGAAACATTTGAAAAAAATTCTTCAAGCATTCAGATTTAATTTAGTGGATTAA
- a CDS encoding TonB family protein yields MAQQDTLISYFPNGKIESKVCYKNKVRNGAAWIYYDNGNLKQELNYINGKVSGLIKNYTAAGILYEMFVVEAGKREGPTSYFDSLGVYQKDVMYVEGRMVQEPLFPEKENIKLEELASSENIETRKVVKKNSSVEELVPLEVNDELEDDPAYYLTAEIMPEPVGGMKKLQNKVLYPDDARENEIEGVVKIKAFINKNGDVTSADVVEGLGFGCDDAARTIVYYAKFKPGLQRGRPINVQMIIPIEFKLKDD; encoded by the coding sequence TTGGCGCAACAAGATACGTTAATCTCCTACTTCCCCAATGGTAAAATTGAATCAAAGGTTTGTTATAAAAATAAAGTCCGCAATGGTGCAGCCTGGATTTATTATGATAATGGGAATTTGAAACAAGAGTTGAACTACATAAACGGCAAAGTCAGTGGACTTATAAAAAATTATACTGCCGCAGGAATTCTTTACGAAATGTTTGTAGTGGAAGCGGGCAAGCGCGAAGGACCCACTTCGTATTTTGACTCACTTGGTGTTTATCAAAAAGACGTAATGTATGTCGAAGGAAGGATGGTGCAGGAACCGCTATTCCCGGAAAAAGAAAATATTAAATTGGAGGAATTGGCTTCCAGTGAAAATATTGAAACAAGAAAGGTGGTAAAGAAAAATTCATCAGTTGAAGAGCTTGTGCCGCTTGAAGTGAACGACGAACTTGAAGATGATCCCGCCTATTATTTAACTGCAGAGATAATGCCCGAACCGGTTGGAGGAATGAAGAAACTGCAGAATAAAGTTCTCTATCCTGATGATGCACGTGAAAACGAAATTGAAGGTGTGGTTAAAATAAAAGCATTCATTAATAAAAACGGCGATGTTACATCTGCCGACGTTGTTGAAGGGCTTGGGTTTGGCTGTGATGATGCAGCGCGAACAATCGTTTACTACGCAAAATTTAAACCTGGTTTACAGCGCGGGCGACCAATAAATGTTCAGATGATCATTCCAATTGAATTTAAATTAAAGGATGATTAA
- a CDS encoding DUF2911 domain-containing protein codes for MKKSVLFLFVIVFAIGIFAQDFRTPRPSPDATVSQYVGVTKITIDYSCPAVKGRTIWGELVPFGKVWRTGANEVTSITFDDAVKINGNELPAGTYGIHTIPNQNEWEIIFSKDTKVDGGSGYEETKDALRIKVTPEPNPFTERMTFTFSEMTETSTKVNLNWEKLKVSFNIEVETQQLTLDKARNSFKSGELMAAASYCLQNNINLDEGYKWIQASTMINENYFSTRLLAQYLAKMDKKSEAIATMEKAIEMGSKMPDPPFDFEAMKKMLEDWKK; via the coding sequence ATGAAAAAGTCCGTTTTGTTTTTATTTGTGATAGTTTTTGCAATCGGTATTTTTGCGCAGGATTTCCGCACACCCCGCCCAAGCCCCGATGCAACGGTAAGCCAGTATGTTGGAGTAACAAAAATCACGATTGATTATAGCTGTCCCGCTGTAAAAGGTCGTACAATTTGGGGCGAGTTGGTTCCATTTGGAAAAGTTTGGCGAACCGGCGCTAATGAAGTAACCTCTATCACTTTTGATGATGCAGTAAAAATTAATGGGAATGAACTCCCTGCCGGTACTTATGGAATTCACACCATCCCCAATCAAAATGAATGGGAAATAATTTTCAGCAAGGATACTAAAGTTGATGGCGGTTCCGGTTATGAAGAAACAAAAGATGCATTACGTATAAAAGTTACCCCTGAACCAAATCCGTTTACAGAAAGAATGACTTTCACTTTCTCGGAAATGACTGAAACTTCTACTAAAGTAAATCTTAACTGGGAAAAACTAAAAGTATCATTTAATATTGAAGTTGAAACTCAGCAACTGACTCTTGATAAAGCAAGAAATTCTTTTAAGTCAGGTGAGCTTATGGCCGCGGCAAGCTACTGCCTGCAAAATAATATCAATCTTGATGAAGGATATAAATGGATTCAAGCTTCAACAATGATTAATGAAAATTATTTCAGCACAAGATTGCTTGCACAATATCTTGCAAAGATGGATAAGAAGAGCGAAGCCATCGCTACAATGGAAAAAGCAATCGAAATGGGAAGCAAAATGCCCGACCCTCCTTTTGATTTTGAAGCTATGAAAAAAATGCTTGAAGATTGGAAGAAGTAA
- a CDS encoding TIGR03790 family protein — protein sequence MKLINPLKIVSILLLTFWINLFSQDTTSIAVIYNINSQMSNEIANYYASKRNIPSLYLLGISCVTDEVIDKDYYDQYIRDVVRYQIESRGIKDKIKYLVTTKGMPLKIKSSPDKCQTVQPGGGSIESFLCLLFYDLDDYCGGLVENLYYKENAVFNSFEFDYKKFCPDTMTAKISYLSSRLDAYTIEDVKAMIDRGLSGDLSLTGKIILDRDPSISYDRMIEANNNLTNLGYASNLVFDNSNVNIASIGSNQTAIGYCGNGSHASVNPFMGWDSSIGYLGGANFLWENGAAFSTYESFNANSFYYQDNGCDFGGGNGQLLGHVARQNLIADFIRDGGTVAVGNVYEPSAHNILDESIFFVRYLEGHYFIDAAYMSLPLLRFQNVVIGDPLCLISNKIHGNGANVIDEDFELLQNYPNPFNNVTTINFYLKFEGNVRIQIMDTLGEVVEDLVNGLLTSGNHQINFAPKNLASGTYLCTLIFNGKIKSTKLMLLK from the coding sequence ATGAAATTGATTAATCCATTAAAAATTGTCTCGATTTTGTTATTGACCTTCTGGATAAATTTGTTCTCACAGGATACAACTTCTATAGCTGTTATTTATAATATCAACTCCCAAATGAGTAATGAAATTGCAAATTATTACGCTTCCAAAAGAAACATCCCATCCTTGTATTTGCTTGGTATTAGCTGTGTCACCGATGAGGTAATTGATAAAGATTACTACGATCAGTATATACGTGATGTCGTTCGATATCAAATTGAAAGCAGGGGAATAAAAGATAAAATAAAATATTTAGTGACAACAAAAGGGATGCCTCTAAAAATAAAATCAAGTCCTGACAAATGTCAAACCGTTCAACCAGGCGGAGGTTCAATCGAATCATTTCTTTGTTTGCTATTCTATGACCTTGACGATTACTGTGGCGGCTTGGTCGAAAATCTTTATTATAAAGAAAATGCTGTGTTTAATAGTTTCGAATTTGATTACAAAAAATTTTGCCCTGATACAATGACTGCAAAAATTTCGTACCTCTCAAGTCGTTTGGATGCATATACAATTGAAGATGTAAAAGCAATGATTGACCGGGGACTGAGCGGCGATCTTAGCCTGACAGGAAAAATTATTTTAGATCGTGACCCTTCTATTAGTTATGATCGAATGATAGAAGCAAATAATAATCTCACAAATCTTGGATACGCCTCAAATTTGGTTTTTGATAATTCTAATGTAAATATTGCTTCCATAGGTTCGAATCAAACGGCAATTGGCTATTGCGGTAATGGCAGTCATGCTTCTGTAAATCCCTTCATGGGGTGGGACTCGTCTATTGGATATTTGGGTGGCGCAAACTTTTTATGGGAAAATGGTGCTGCCTTTTCGACTTATGAAAGTTTTAACGCCAATAGTTTTTATTACCAGGATAATGGATGTGATTTCGGTGGAGGAAATGGGCAGTTACTCGGACACGTTGCACGTCAAAATTTAATCGCAGATTTTATTCGGGATGGAGGAACTGTTGCCGTTGGCAATGTTTATGAACCTTCAGCCCATAATATTTTGGATGAATCAATCTTTTTTGTCCGATATCTCGAAGGGCATTATTTTATTGATGCTGCTTATATGTCTTTACCTTTGCTTAGATTTCAAAATGTTGTCATTGGCGACCCGCTTTGTTTAATAAGCAATAAAATTCATGGCAATGGAGCAAATGTAATTGACGAAGATTTTGAACTTCTGCAGAACTATCCAAATCCATTTAACAACGTTACTACCATCAATTTCTATTTGAAATTTGAAGGAAATGTTAGAATTCAAATAATGGATACTCTTGGAGAGGTAGTGGAAGATTTGGTAAATGGCTTATTAACTTCCGGAAATCATCAGATAAATTTTGCCCCAAAAAATCTGGCATCAGGCACATATCTTTGTACACTGATATTTAATGGGAAAATAAAATCAACTAAGCTTATGTTGCTGAAATAA
- a CDS encoding septal ring lytic transglycosylase RlpA family protein — MVDFIPKGEMKASWYGPKFHGKSTANGEIYDQTAFTAAHKNLKFGTLLRLTNLKNGKSVVVRINDRGPYIHGRDLDLSKAAAESLEMMNPGVIKIKVEEIKIKGLNNPVVAVN, encoded by the coding sequence ATGGTAGATTTTATCCCTAAAGGTGAAATGAAAGCATCCTGGTATGGACCTAAATTTCACGGAAAATCTACTGCAAACGGTGAAATTTATGATCAGACGGCATTTACTGCCGCACATAAAAACTTAAAATTTGGCACTTTATTAAGATTAACAAACTTAAAAAATGGAAAATCAGTAGTAGTAAGAATTAACGATAGAGGACCTTACATTCATGGCAGAGATCTCGATCTATCAAAAGCTGCAGCAGAATCTTTAGAAATGATGAACCCCGGAGTTATCAAAATCAAAGTTGAAGAGATAAAAATAAAAGGTTTGAACAATCCGGTAGTAGCAGTTAATTAA
- a CDS encoding NAD(P)H-dependent glycerol-3-phosphate dehydrogenase, translating to MKISILGAGGWGTTLAILLHNNGHEVTLWEYKSNYAKLLSKNRTNEIYLPGIQIPTELIITHNLNEAVNKKHVLVLAVPSQFLRSVIHQIDFSEIKNTILLSVAKGIENNSLMTMSQMLKDEIAELDENQIAVLSGPSHAEEVSRKIPTAVVAASKNHETSKLIQVAFMTPYFRVYSSTDILGVELGGSFKNVIAIGAGIIDGAKYGDNTKAAIMTRGVAEISRLGLAMGALPETFAGLSGMGDLIVTCMSRHSRNRFVGEQIGAGKKLKDILKNMEMIAEGVQTSKSASQLANKFNVETPITTEVYRILFEDKDPIKATLDLMTRDMKME from the coding sequence ATGAAAATCTCTATCCTTGGTGCTGGAGGCTGGGGAACTACACTGGCAATACTTCTGCATAATAATGGGCATGAAGTTACTCTGTGGGAATATAAAAGCAACTACGCTAAACTCCTTAGTAAAAATAGAACTAACGAAATTTACCTGCCCGGTATTCAAATTCCAACAGAATTAATAATTACGCATAACCTTAACGAAGCGGTAAATAAGAAACATGTACTTGTACTTGCCGTTCCCTCTCAATTTTTGAGAAGTGTTATTCATCAAATTGATTTTAGTGAAATTAAAAATACAATTTTGCTGAGTGTTGCAAAAGGAATTGAGAACAACTCGCTTATGACAATGTCTCAAATGCTTAAAGATGAAATTGCTGAATTGGATGAGAACCAAATTGCGGTGCTTTCCGGTCCCAGCCATGCTGAAGAAGTCAGCCGGAAAATTCCCACTGCCGTTGTTGCTGCATCAAAAAATCATGAAACATCCAAACTAATCCAGGTCGCTTTTATGACTCCGTACTTCCGGGTTTATTCTTCAACGGATATTTTAGGTGTTGAACTTGGCGGCTCATTCAAAAATGTAATTGCAATCGGAGCTGGAATAATTGATGGAGCGAAATATGGAGATAATACAAAAGCAGCTATAATGACTCGCGGGGTTGCAGAAATTTCCCGATTGGGTCTTGCGATGGGAGCACTTCCTGAAACTTTTGCAGGCTTATCAGGAATGGGTGATTTAATAGTTACCTGTATGAGCAGACACAGCCGAAATCGTTTCGTTGGAGAGCAAATTGGTGCCGGCAAAAAATTAAAAGATATTTTAAAGAATATGGAAATGATTGCCGAAGGTGTTCAAACAAGTAAGTCGGCTTCTCAATTAGCTAATAAATTTAATGTGGAAACACCAATTACAACCGAAGTTTATAGGATTTTGTTTGAAGATAAAGACCCGATAAAAGCTACACTTGATTTAATGACACGTGATATGAAGATGGAGTGA
- the plsY gene encoding glycerol-3-phosphate 1-O-acyltransferase PlsY: MFLLAAIIILSYLVGSIPTSIIVSKAVKGIDIREHGSGNAGGTNVMRVLGWKHGVFVIFLDVLKGVIAVIVIARLHYGNIPFENATPFDDFTLVQIIAGIAAVIGHVWTVFAGFKGGKGIATALGMLLMIVTVDMLIAVGVFIVVVFISKYVSLGSILGAVAVPLALIIRENIFNVDIQGYNTLLPFVVFVSLFVIFNHRKNIVRILNGSENKLSFSKKS; this comes from the coding sequence ATGTTTTTACTTGCAGCAATCATAATTCTTTCATATCTCGTCGGTTCTATTCCCACTAGCATAATAGTCAGCAAAGCTGTTAAAGGAATTGATATACGTGAGCACGGCAGCGGCAATGCCGGAGGAACAAACGTAATGAGAGTTTTGGGATGGAAGCATGGAGTCTTTGTTATATTTCTTGATGTCCTGAAAGGCGTTATTGCCGTAATCGTTATAGCAAGGCTTCATTATGGCAACATTCCATTTGAAAATGCGACCCCTTTTGATGATTTTACATTGGTTCAAATTATAGCCGGCATCGCTGCCGTTATCGGACATGTTTGGACTGTGTTTGCAGGTTTCAAGGGGGGTAAAGGAATTGCAACTGCATTAGGTATGCTGTTGATGATAGTTACAGTAGATATGTTAATTGCTGTTGGTGTGTTTATAGTTGTTGTGTTTATTTCCAAATATGTTTCGCTTGGCTCTATTTTGGGGGCTGTTGCCGTTCCGCTTGCATTAATAATCCGCGAAAATATTTTCAATGTTGATATTCAAGGTTATAATACTCTATTGCCATTTGTGGTTTTTGTATCTCTATTTGTGATTTTTAATCATCGAAAAAATATTGTTCGCATATTAAACGGAAGCGAAAACAAACTTAGCTTCTCCAAAAAAAGTTAA